A window of Fragaria vesca subsp. vesca linkage group LG7, FraVesHawaii_1.0, whole genome shotgun sequence contains these coding sequences:
- the LOC101309005 gene encoding probable glycosyltransferase At5g03795-like, whose protein sequence is MSTTTATATIFLLLLLHTTHSKPLPIPHLTSPYLNPSTFSANYDSMVKNFRIFIYKPTPPFTYPNHVQSLFYTSLLDSDLATNVSDHAHLFFLPFPPDLPTRSLARLIRTIRTDYPYWNRTLGADHFYLSCSGVGYESDRNLVELKKNSIQISCFPTSPGQLIPHKDITLPPLASSHAPTVNTTTFLGYIRSNWVNDSAIVDELRVNPEFLIESEISKPKIHAQRLSSSKFCIFEYGAGDVSGIGEALTFGCVPVVITDRPIQDLPFMDVLRWQEMALFVGRSGGAKELERVLVRACWERHDQMRRLGAEAGKHLAWNAPPRAKDAFHTLVYQLWLRRHTIRYARRETA, encoded by the coding sequence ATGTCCACCACCACCGCCACCGCCACCATTTTCCTCCTCCTCCTCCTCCACACCACCCACTCCAAACCCCTCCCCATCCCCCACCTCACCTCCCCCTACCTCAACCCCTCCACCTTCTCCGCCAACTACGACTCCATGGTCAAAAACTTCAGAATCTTCATCTACAAACCCACCCCTCCCTTCACTTATCCCAACCACGTCCAGTCCCTCTTCTACACCTCCCTCCTCGACAGCGACCTCGCCACCAACGTCTCCGACCACGCCCACCTCTTCTTCCTCCCTTTCCCGCCAGATCTCCCCACGCGCTCCCTCGCGCGTCTCATCCGCACCATCCGCACCGACTATCCTTACTGGAACCGCACCCTCGGAGCCGACCACTTCTACCTCTCATGCTCCGGCGTCGGTTACGAATCCGACCGCAACCTCGTCGAGCTCAAAAAGAACTCGATCCAGATCTCATGCTTCCCGACTTCTCCGGGCCAGCTCATCCCTCATAAAGACATCACTCTCCCACCGCTCGCGTCGTCCCACGCGCCGACGGTCAACACGACGACTTTCCTCGGTTATATCCGATCAAATTGGGTGAACGACTCCGCAATAGTCGACGAGTTACGTGTCAACCCGGAGTTTCTGATCGAATCGGAGATTTCGAAGCCGAAGATCCACGCGCAGAGGCTCTCCAGCAGCAAGTTTTGTATATTTGAGTACGGCGCCGGCGACGTGTCCGGGATCGGAGAGGCGTTGACATTTGGGTGCGTTCCCGTGGTGATTACGGACCGTCCGATCCAGGATTTGCCGTTCATGGACGTGCTGAGGTGGCAGGAGATGGCGTTGTTTGTGGGGAGGAGTGGTGGGGCCAAGGAGTTGGAGCGCGTGTTGGTGCGCGCGTGCTGGGAGAGGCATGATCAGATGAGGCGGTTGGGTGCGGAGGCGGGGAAGCATTTGGCATGGAACGCGCCGCCGCGGGCTAAGGATGCGTTTCATACTTTGGTATATCAGCTTTGGTTGCGACGCCACACGATTAGATACGCCCGGCGGGAGACGGCGTAG
- the LOC101313168 gene encoding uncharacterized protein LOC101313168 — protein MVVGFRKPEAVVGIFAFEVSSVMSKLVHLWESLGYEQVDRLRKFMSDSVGLKELVSHDTDFIRGLIRGELFENMIPLTKFVARVGKNHCSDLRLKDFEHAVGDLINHGVDPFGWVLPYEEMGNEAKKMESFMSVAAVLHDRMKLVSHLEGTRNHMDGPIWLEIQNKIELKRLDVAKLKEESLWNMNFNYIGILLARSVFTIFNRIKSVYGVPQLMAKDTGHTSSTPSPSIFNKYKLFDAPPDTLGAAALALKYADIVILIEYLVRSPVYVYTTRRDKLYNMLPAKMRAMLSERLPPVQSSTCSSIKDVAAEKNVAMLEMLEWLAPLAHNTNKCHSMWKRKQKAYASTRSHVLLVQTRYFASQQKTEAAIMELIVGLQYKRRAAEMLCGLEDKAEASIVLEESKSVTV, from the coding sequence ATGGTGGTAGGATTCCGGAAGCCGGAAGCGGTGGTTGGTATTTTTGCCTTTGAAGTTTCAAGTGTGATGTCTAAGCTGGTCCATCTATGGGAATCCCTTGGTTATGAACAAGTTGATAGGCTCAGAAAATTTATGTCGGATTCGGTGGGGTTGAAAGAGCTTGTATCACATGATACCGATTTCATTCGAGGTTTAATACGCGGTGAATTGTTTGAGAATATGATCCCTTTAACAAAATTTGTGGCCAGGGTTGGGAAGAATCATTGCTCTGATCTTAGGTTGAAGGATTTTGAGCATGCTGTTGGTGATTTGATCAACCACGGTGTTGACCCTTTTGGATGGGTGCTTCCATATGAGGAGATGGGAAATGAAGCCAAAAAGATGGAGAGTTTCATGTCAGTCGCCGCAGTTTTGCATGACCGGATGAAACTTGTTTCGCATCTTGAAGGTACTAGAAACCACATGGATGGTCCAATTTGGCTTGAGATTCAGAACAAGATAGAGCTGAAGCGGCTCGATGTGGCGAAGTTAAAAGAGGAGTCTCTGTGGAACATGAATTTCAATTACATAGGTATCCTCTTAGCAAGATCTGTCTTCACAATTTTCAATCGTATCAAGTCTGTTTATGGAGTTCCTCAACTGATGGCCAAAGATACTGGTCACACTAGTAGTACTCCTAGTCCATCAATTTTCAACAAGTACAAGCTCTTTGATGCTCCACCTGACACACTCGGCGCTGCTGCCTTAGCTCTGAAATATGCAGACATTGTCATCCTAATTGAATATTTAGTACGTTCTCCTGTCTACGTTTATACTACACGGAGAGATAAACTGTACAATATGTTGCCTGCAAAGATGAGAGCTATGCTAAGTGAAAGGCTTCCCCCGGTCCAGAGCTCAACTTGTTCATCAATTAAAGATGTGGCAGCAGAGAAGAATGTGGCAATGCTTGAAATGTTAGAATGGTTAGCACCTCTTGCTCATAATACCAACAAATGTCACTCCATGTGGAAGCGTAAACAGAAGGCCTATGCTTCCACCAGGAGCCATGTGCTTCTGGTTCAAACTAGATACTTTGCAAGTCAACAGAAGACAGAAGCAGCAATTATGGAACTCATTGTTGGTTTGCAATACAAAAGGCGAGCTGCGGAAATGCTTTGTGGCCTGGAAGACAAAGCCGAGGCATCCATTGTTCTCGAGGAGTCCAAATCAGTAACTGTTTAA
- the LOC101308416 gene encoding protein YIPF1 homolog — MDESYSGLPTSHLLGSVPAVVSEDKDKSTASYEAPEANLQIFPPNNGGGKGRGYQTVGGPSETFEEQPANNWRGVFNVASYTQYFNVDTDIVLNRLLSSLFPHTGDFFSKIDANPDLYGLVWISTTLVFILAALGNCATYLMDKHSDTSTAWGFNVSYMSLAACSVYGYAILVPLAFYFLLQYMGANSSLIQLWCMWGYSLFIFVLASFVLLIPVEALRWIIIVLVGAASASFVALNLRSHMEGSDITIVVIAAFLLQLALAIFFKVYFFP, encoded by the exons ATGGACGAGTCCTACTCCGGCCTCCCCACCAGCCATTTACTCGGCTCAGTTCCG GCTGTTGTAAGTGAAGATAAAGACAAGAGTACCGCAAGCTATGAAG CACCTGAAGCGAATTTGCAAATCTTTCCCCCGAATAATGGAGGAGGCAAAGGGCGCGGTTATCAAACTGTGGGAGGTCCAAGTG AAACATTTGAAGAACAACCGGCAAACAACTGGAGGGGAGTATTTAATGTCGCATCATACACACAATATTTCAATGTGGATACGGACATTGTCCTGAACAGATTACTAAGTTCTTTGTTTCCCCACACTGGAGATTTCTTCAGCAAAATTGATGCCAACCCTGATCT ATATGGGCTAGTATGGATCTCCACTACATTAGTGTTCATTCTGGCTGCACTTGGAAACTGTGCAACCTACCTAATGGACAAGCACAGTGATACCTCTACTGCTTGGGGCTTTAATGTCAGTTATATGAGTTTGGCAGCCTGTTCAGTCTATGGTTATGCAATTTTGGTCCCCTTGGCATTTTATTTTTTGCTACAGTATATGGGGGCAAATTCTAGCCTTATTCAACTCTGGTGTATGTGGGGATATTCTCTCTTCATCTTTGTTTTAGCATCT TTTGTGTTACTTATCCCAGTTGAGGCTCTTAGATGGATCATTATAGTTCTTGTCGGTGCTGCGTCTGCTTCCTTTGTTGCCTTGAACCTCAGGTCTCATATGGAGGGGAGTGATATTACAATAGTGGTGATCGCTGCATTTCTCTTGCAATTGGCTCTGGCAATCTTCTTTAAGGTTTACTTCTTCCCATGA
- the LOC101312878 gene encoding B3 domain-containing protein Os01g0723500-like, whose amino-acid sequence MERSVSATAFFTVLVGDFSEKLKMPRAFVTHFNGPALCKLQGPTGKSWDVKLEEKNNEIFFHKGWKKFLKDNFLDGGDFLVFNYDGDSCFSVTIYDESSCEMDMEVAKTKRSGGGRRRDHIWPGESRIIEFNSKHFCFKRTFTKHKLYQLTIPIKIVRAKLQMSKQILELRDPKNMSWPVTATPIPDGRLLMTTGWCDCCKANKIEEGHTIVFEFVKGHVKLHIFRSEGCNVILIGPNVID is encoded by the exons ATGGAACGTTCAGTATCAGCGACAGCCTTTTTCACGGTCCTTGTTGGTGATTTCTCTGAGAAATTG AAAATGCCAAGAGCTTTTGTCACCCACTTCAATGGACCAGCACTTTGCAAACTTCAAGGCCCTACTGGAAAATCCTGGGATGTGAAATTGGAAGAGAAAAATAATGAAATTTTCTTCCATAAAGGCTGGAAGAAGTTTCTGAAGGATAATTTTTTGGATGGAGGAGACTTTCTGGTTTTCAATTATGATGGTGATTCGTGTTTCAGTGTGACAATCTATGATGAAAGTTCATGTGAAATGGACATGGAAGTAGCCAAGACAAAGAGAAGTGGCGGTGGTCGAAGAA GGGATCACATTTGGCCTGGGGAGTCAAGAATCATTGAGTTCAACTCAAAGCATTTTTGCTTCAAGAGGACTTTTACGAAGCACAAATTGTATCAGCTG ACCATTCCTATAAAGATAGTCAGGGCAAAGCTTCAGATGAGCAAGCAGATTTTGGAGCTTCGGGATCCAAAAAACATGTCATGGCCTGTTACAGCGACTCCCATCCCAGATGGTCGTCTACTTATGACCACAGGCTGGTGTGATTGTTGCAAGGCGAACAAGATTGAGGAAGGGCACACCATTGTCTTTGAGTTTGTGAAGGGACATGTGAAGCTCCACATCTTTAGATCTGAGGGGTGTAATGTGATACTCATAGGTCCAAATGTCATAGATTGA